The nucleotide window TGCCCTGCGTCTTCGGCGCGAGCATCGATGTGCTGGCTGATGCCGTCAGTGCTCATCAGCCGCAGCTGGTGCTGTGCGTGGGACAGGCAGGAGGGCGAGCGGAAGTCTCGCTCGAACGCGTCGCGATCAACGTCGATGATGCCCGTATTCCGGACAACGCCGGCAACCAGCCGGTGGATGATCCTGTGCGCGACGGCGGACCGGCGGCGTACTTCAGCACCCTTCCGCTCAAGCGGAGCCTGCAGGCGTTGACGGAGGCGGACCTGCCGGCAGCCGTCTCCCAGACGGCCGGGACGTATGTCTGCAACCACGTGTTTTACGGGCTGATGGACTTGCTGGCCGATGGGAACGGTGACGCACGCGGCGGCTTCATCCATGTGCCCTTTTCGACCGGCCAGGCCCGGGCCCACGGCGCTTCCGGAATGTCGATCGGGGAGATGGCGCGTGCGCTTGTGGTGATCGCGCGGACAAGCGCCGACGCCGGGGCGGACCTGAGGATTGCGGCCGGCGCTGAGCATTGACATACCGACTCAGCGCCGCGCGCAGCGGCCGCTCCACGTAGCCGCCCTCCTGGAGACCTGCCCCGCGTTCGAAGACATTGCGCGACGCCGGATCACCCGTGAGGAGCCACGACACCCCCGCGGCAACGAAGTAGGCCGGCAGGAACGGCAGCCCGAGGCACAGCGCGTACTGCGTGCAGTGGCGAGCTTCATGTGCCACGAGCCGCGGTCTTCTGTCCACCTCTTCCGGGCCTGCCCGGAACAGAACCACGTTGCCCAGGGTGAACGCCGACGCTTTCGGCAGACTGGGAGAGTAGCGGTGAGCGAAGATGAGGCCGCGGGGAGCGGACCGAAGCTCGCAGCCCACCAACTTCGCGGCGGCCAGGCCGAGCAGCGTCGAACCGTTCATCCAGTTGAGTGCCGAGCGCAGGCGGTCGCGGCGATCCATGTGCTCAAGTCTATGGATATGTTGCAGTTGGTGCCCGGCCATGGCCGGGGGCATTCGGGCCACCCGCCAATGGTCCTCTAGACTGGCAGGGCCGCTGGAATGCTGGATCGACAGCGCCGCCGGCACCCATCGCGATCACGACACCAAGGTAAAGCACACTCATGTCTGAACCCACTCCACCCGCGGACCTCC belongs to Arthrobacter tumbae and includes:
- the pcp gene encoding pyroglutamyl-peptidase I translates to MILLTGFEPFGGETVNPSWEAARQAAAILADEGVAAVAVELPCVFGASIDVLADAVSAHQPQLVLCVGQAGGRAEVSLERVAINVDDARIPDNAGNQPVDDPVRDGGPAAYFSTLPLKRSLQALTEADLPAAVSQTAGTYVCNHVFYGLMDLLADGNGDARGGFIHVPFSTGQARAHGASGMSIGEMARALVVIARTSADAGADLRIAAGAEH